CCTGGCGCGTAGCCTTGACCTGTCGCATGCCAGGCAACGGATCATCGTGGCCGGGCAGCAACTGGGCTACAGCCGGGCGAGTGCCCTGATCCCCGACGTGGACCTTGGGGCAAGCGCGGAGAGGGAAGGCGGAGAAGGGTGGAAGGTGGGGCCGGCGATCACGATCCCCCTGCCCCTCTTCGACCAGGGGCAAGCGCGGATCGCCCGGGCGGCGACGGAGCTGCGGCGCGCTCAGCAGGAGTACTACGCCCTAGGAGTGCGGATCCGGTCCACGGCTCGCGCCGTCCAGGAGCGAATCGCCAGTGCGCGGGATCGCGCGCTCTACTACCGGGACATTCTGCTGCCCTTGCGGGAGCGGATCGTCAACGAGGGCCAGCTGCACTACAACGCCATGCAGATCGGGATCTTTCAGTTGCTGCGCGACCGGGAGCAGCAGATCGAGACCGGCGTCGCCTACGTCGAGGCGCTGCGAGACTACTGGCTGGCTCGAGCTGATCTCGCGCAGATTGCCAGTGGTCGTGTGCCGGCGCCGAATGGCGGCCGGGTCGGCGGGAGGGGCGGGCAAATGAAGGTAAACGAGAGAGAAGGGCACTAAAGGGGAGCACGACGTGGCGAACAGACTATCGCGGAGGCAGATCCTCGGGATCGGGGCAGGCTCGGTCGCCGCCGGCGCTGCCTGGACGGAGGCCGGTCACTCGAAGAGCCACAACCAACCGCCGGGAGGGCGGGCGAAGGAGACGGGCGGCCGCGCGTACTGGCAAGAGTCATACAGTGGGGGGCCGCCCAATGTGGCGCCCCTGGCGCCCGGATTGCCAGGAGATCACTACAAGCCGGTCGTGGTCCCGAATGGCGCGGCGCTGCCGTTCAAGATCGTCGGTGGCGTGAAGGTATTTCATCTGGTCGCGGAGGAGGTTGACCATGCGTTCGACTCCGGCCTCCGCGCAAACTGCTGGGGATACAACGGTCGCGTGAACAGCACCGTCATCGAGGCCGTGGAGGGCGAACGGATCCGGATCTACGTGACGAATCGGTTGCCGGTCGCGACCTCGGTCCATTGGCATGGGATCTACCTTCCCAACGGCATGGACGGCGTCGGAGGACTCACGCAGCCGTACGTCAAGGTCGGGGAAACAGTGAAGTACGAATGGACGCTGCGGCAGTATGGGAGCTTCATGTTCCACTCTCACCACGACGAGATGACCCAGATGGGGATGGGCATGATCGGCATGTTCATCGTCCACCCCCGGAACCCGTCGCCGGACTATCGCGTGGACCGCGACTTCTCGCTCATGATCAGTGAGTGGGCCGTGAAGGCGGGAACCGCGCGTCCGAACACGGTCGAGATGACGGACTTCAACGTCTTGACGATCAATGGCAAGGTGTTTCCCTCGACGGCGCCGTTGGTCTGCAAGACCGGGGACCGGGTCAGGCTGCGCCTGGGCAATCTGGGCGCCATGGACCATCACCCGATGCACATCCACGGGTACCACTTTCGGATTACCG
This Candidatus Methylomirabilota bacterium DNA region includes the following protein-coding sequences:
- a CDS encoding copper oxidase, which encodes MANRLSRRQILGIGAGSVAAGAAWTEAGHSKSHNQPPGGRAKETGGRAYWQESYSGGPPNVAPLAPGLPGDHYKPVVVPNGAALPFKIVGGVKVFHLVAEEVDHAFDSGLRANCWGYNGRVNSTVIEAVEGERIRIYVTNRLPVATSVHWHGIYLPNGMDGVGGLTQPYVKVGETVKYEWTLRQYGSFMFHSHHDEMTQMGMGMIGMFIVHPRNPSPDYRVDRDFSLMISEWAVKAGTARPNTVEMTDFNVLTINGKVFPSTAPLVCKTGDRVRLRLGNLGAMDHHPMHIHGYHFRITATDGQDIPLSAQWPETTVLVAVGQTRNVEFVADAPGDWAFHCHMTHHVMNQMGHEFPNMVGVNPQGIDEKIRPLLPAYMTHGHTGMDMGKMAEVMPYPPNTISMKGATGPFGDYISMGGLFTIVKVRDDLASYEGDPGWYQQPSGTVALKANDDDLARDGIDVNDGAASPAPRSGGTGPPAPNRGHRH